A genomic region of Desulfobulbaceae bacterium DB1 contains the following coding sequences:
- a CDS encoding glycosyltransferase, which translates to MKKTALPDKANFPVVTVVMPVYNEARFIEGTLRQLLTQEYPADRLEIIVVDGMSQDATREIVQRMAREHSQIKLLENPKKRSSAGRNIGFKAGSGEYFVVIDGHCFLPNNQLIRNIADCFEKSGADCLGRPQPLDPPGLTDFQKAVALARASRIGHGGDSFIYSDYEGFVSPTSNGAAYRRNVFEKVGYVDETFDACEDVEFNYRVEKAGLTCYTAPSLAVQYYPRESLSALFRQLCRYGQGRRRFVRKHPEALTFNQLVPLFFVLGLAAIIMVFVGVFITDTANVLAGVFIFPYLLYAGLILYFSADISVRNGWQYKFILPLIFFGIHFSLGWGFLKEIFIFRDFE; encoded by the coding sequence ATGAAAAAAACTGCATTGCCGGATAAGGCAAATTTTCCTGTCGTTACTGTTGTTATGCCTGTGTATAATGAGGCACGTTTTATCGAAGGAACATTGCGGCAGCTTCTTACCCAGGAGTATCCAGCGGACCGTTTGGAAATCATTGTAGTTGATGGAATGTCCCAAGATGCCACCAGGGAAATTGTCCAGCGTATGGCCCGCGAACATTCGCAAATAAAATTGCTGGAAAATCCAAAGAAACGATCAAGCGCAGGGCGTAATATTGGCTTTAAAGCCGGTTCCGGGGAATATTTTGTGGTCATTGACGGGCATTGTTTTCTGCCGAATAATCAGTTAATTCGAAATATTGCGGATTGTTTTGAAAAATCCGGGGCTGACTGCCTCGGCAGGCCGCAACCACTGGACCCTCCCGGTCTCACAGATTTTCAAAAAGCTGTAGCGCTTGCCAGGGCTTCACGAATAGGGCACGGTGGCGATTCATTCATATACAGTGATTATGAGGGTTTTGTCAGCCCAACCAGCAATGGTGCGGCTTATCGAAGAAATGTTTTTGAGAAAGTTGGCTATGTTGATGAAACATTTGATGCCTGTGAGGATGTGGAGTTTAACTACCGGGTCGAAAAGGCGGGCTTGACTTGCTACACGGCGCCATCCCTTGCCGTGCAATATTATCCTCGGGAATCTTTAAGCGCTCTATTCCGGCAATTATGCCGCTATGGGCAGGGGAGAAGGCGTTTTGTTCGTAAGCACCCTGAAGCGCTAACTTTCAACCAACTTGTGCCTTTATTTTTTGTTCTTGGATTGGCTGCCATTATAATGGTTTTCGTGGGAGTCTTTATAACGGATACTGCGAATGTTTTAGCAGGCGTGTTTATTTTTCCGTATTTACTTTATGCTGGGTTAATTCTTTATTTTAGCGCTGATATTTCCGTGAGAAACGGATGGCAATATAAATTTATTCTTCCGTTGATTTTTTTTGGGATTCATTTTTCGTTGGGGTGGGGGTTCTTAAAAGAAATATTTATTTTTAGAGATTTCGAATGA
- a CDS encoding exosortase — protein MNATHGKLGVQAIIFFAAFAFLYYPFILTMIADWEVNDNYSHGYFIPFISAYLIYEMRDELKKGRILPTNWGFVLIIIGLMQLVVAKIGSEYFLQRTSMIVVLFGAALFLAGKEFAKKIWFPLVYLFFMIPVPAIIWNKFAFPMQLFASAITEKVILALGIPIFREGNVLHLAQTTLEVVDACSGLRSLVTMFALSAVLAYMAKGTVIKKWLLFLAAAPIAVLANIIRLTGTAALAHRFGEGVAQGFLHDFSGWLVFVLGLMILIGFKSLLENKSNQNK, from the coding sequence ATGAATGCAACACACGGAAAATTGGGTGTGCAGGCAATTATTTTTTTTGCGGCGTTTGCTTTCCTCTACTATCCTTTTATCCTGACAATGATAGCAGACTGGGAGGTTAACGATAATTACTCGCACGGTTATTTCATTCCGTTTATATCCGCATATCTTATTTATGAAATGCGAGATGAACTTAAGAAGGGGCGTATCCTCCCGACAAATTGGGGCTTTGTCCTGATAATCATCGGCCTCATGCAACTTGTTGTTGCGAAAATAGGTTCCGAATATTTCCTGCAAAGAACTTCAATGATTGTTGTCCTTTTTGGGGCAGCTCTTTTTTTGGCAGGGAAAGAATTTGCAAAAAAGATTTGGTTTCCTCTTGTCTATCTTTTTTTTATGATTCCTGTTCCCGCTATTATCTGGAACAAATTTGCCTTTCCGATGCAGCTCTTTGCATCCGCAATTACTGAAAAGGTGATCCTTGCCTTGGGAATCCCTATTTTCCGTGAGGGGAATGTTTTGCATCTCGCTCAAACAACTCTCGAAGTAGTTGATGCCTGCTCGGGGCTGCGGTCACTTGTGACTATGTTCGCGCTGAGTGCGGTTCTTGCCTATATGGCAAAAGGAACCGTCATAAAAAAATGGCTTCTTTTTCTTGCTGCTGCACCGATTGCTGTACTGGCTAATATCATCCGATTAACGGGTACTGCGGCCCTTGCGCACAGGTTCGGCGAAGGAGTGGCACAGGGGTTTCTTCACGATTTTTCCGGGTGGCTTGTTTTTGTTTTGGGGTTGATGATATTAATAGGGTTCAAATCACTGCTTGAAAATAAGAGTAATCAAAATAAGTAG
- a CDS encoding EpsI family protein — MQLKPSFRLTIILLLFGLTYLAIHLSQAVRDVPILKPLSQFPTQIGEWKVVSSKTLSQPTIDMLGVNDYIEYNYASGNGTVVNLYVSYFSSIGVTGGYHSPRNCLPGGGWGIAELSTVRLQPQSAPSSIINSMIIQNGADRQITLYWFQNRGRIIYSEYWDKIYTVLDALFKQRRDGSFIRIMAPTREENIRETEELVKKFAEDVMVTLQDYLPGKEI; from the coding sequence ATGCAATTAAAGCCTTCGTTTCGCTTAACTATCATACTGCTCTTGTTCGGTCTTACATACCTGGCGATACACCTTAGCCAAGCGGTCAGAGATGTTCCCATTCTAAAACCTCTATCTCAGTTCCCCACGCAAATAGGAGAATGGAAGGTTGTCAGTTCAAAGACGCTGTCGCAGCCAACAATCGATATGCTGGGTGTAAACGATTACATCGAGTACAATTATGCTTCTGGAAATGGAACAGTTGTGAATTTATATGTAAGTTACTTTTCTTCCATTGGCGTAACCGGCGGATACCATTCACCGCGCAACTGCCTTCCTGGGGGTGGCTGGGGAATTGCTGAGCTCTCAACTGTCCGGTTGCAGCCTCAATCCGCTCCATCATCCATCATAAATTCCATGATTATCCAGAACGGTGCTGACCGGCAAATAACGTTGTATTGGTTTCAAAATCGAGGCAGAATAATTTATTCCGAGTACTGGGATAAAATCTATACAGTTCTGGATGCCCTCTTCAAGCAGCGCCGGGATGGCTCGTTTATTCGTATCATGGCGCCGACCAGGGAAGAGAATATCCGGGAAACTGAAGAGCTTGTGAAAAAGTTTGCGGAAGATGTCATGGTTACACTTCAGGATTACCTGCCGGGGAAAGAAATATGA